One Leptolyngbya sp. 'hensonii' DNA segment encodes these proteins:
- a CDS encoding 2TM domain-containing protein — protein MPPRWPRQPDRKDPAYRRLDDRMNFAVHVALFAVTNSGLWFFQLLNHAGNTAAIWPITPWITGGWLFILFLHAVYIFKVADYSYAAVEMGAPPDSPPTRGKSIND, from the coding sequence ATGCCTCCTCGCTGGCCCCGTCAACCCGATCGCAAAGACCCAGCCTATCGCCGGTTAGACGATCGGATGAACTTTGCTGTCCATGTTGCCCTTTTTGCGGTAACCAATTCTGGTCTGTGGTTCTTCCAGCTTCTTAACCATGCTGGAAATACTGCCGCTATCTGGCCGATCACCCCCTGGATTACGGGAGGCTGGTTATTCATCCTGTTCCTGCATGCGGTCTATATTTTCAAGGTAGCTGACTACTCCTATGCTGCCGTCGAGATGGGGGCTCCCCCAGATAGCCCCCCGACTCGTGGTAAGTCAATCAATGATTGA
- a CDS encoding DUF3181 family protein: MARSNTTELLEALAAELGENIYLDIAKWHLHLENAKLHTPLAEQLYPLLAAGPIQEDQVIRILSTIPVKIGGGKKEIPLVDLLPMQCQVTLIDILERFQKDL; this comes from the coding sequence ATGGCACGATCGAACACGACTGAACTGCTGGAAGCTCTCGCCGCTGAGCTTGGCGAAAATATCTATCTGGATATTGCCAAGTGGCATCTCCATCTGGAGAATGCCAAACTCCATACCCCTCTGGCTGAACAATTGTATCCCCTCTTAGCTGCTGGCCCCATTCAGGAGGATCAGGTCATCCGAATCTTAAGCACCATTCCCGTCAAAATTGGCGGCGGCAAGAAAGAGATTCCTCTCGTGGATCTGCTCCCGATGCAGTGCCAGGTGACCTTGATCGATATCCTGGAGCGATTCCAGAAGGATCTGTAA
- a CDS encoding glycosyltransferase family 2 protein, with the protein MPDPQISAIICTHNRDHYLGAAIDSLLHQDFSAFEVIVVDNASTDRTRAVVESRLPHPKLQYIYEATVGLSVARNTGAHTAIAPILAYLDDDAVASPQWLQVLVKAYGENERLAIAGGKVTLLWPPGVTPPPWLSLNLSGNLGYYDLGDQVLSITEPGLTPRGLNYSLRRSFLDQVGGFDTNLGRVGKNLLSNEELQMTEKALELGWQVAYLPQALVAHNVAPERLERSWFFRRSWWQGISECYREQLAGRDGPIQLTRGGERLLRGLYKWVQYSGDPAHSFDKLVYAYGQLGYLSAVIKGVLWKPTRAKQ; encoded by the coding sequence ATGCCCGATCCTCAAATCTCGGCTATTATCTGTACCCATAATCGGGATCATTACCTGGGCGCTGCGATCGACAGCCTGCTGCACCAGGATTTTTCAGCCTTTGAGGTCATCGTAGTCGATAACGCTTCCACCGATCGCACCCGGGCTGTAGTGGAAAGTCGGCTGCCCCATCCCAAACTGCAATATATTTACGAAGCCACCGTCGGACTCTCGGTAGCCCGCAATACGGGAGCCCATACCGCTATTGCCCCCATTCTGGCCTATCTGGATGATGATGCCGTCGCTTCTCCCCAGTGGCTTCAGGTTCTGGTCAAGGCCTATGGGGAGAATGAGCGACTGGCGATCGCAGGCGGGAAAGTCACCCTCCTTTGGCCTCCCGGTGTCACCCCTCCCCCCTGGCTCTCTTTGAATCTATCTGGCAACCTGGGGTACTACGATCTGGGGGATCAAGTGCTCTCGATTACAGAACCCGGCTTAACCCCACGGGGATTAAACTACTCCCTGCGTCGCAGCTTTTTAGATCAGGTAGGGGGATTTGATACCAACCTGGGCCGAGTGGGAAAAAACTTACTATCTAACGAAGAGTTACAAATGACCGAGAAGGCTCTGGAGTTGGGTTGGCAGGTCGCCTACCTACCCCAGGCTCTGGTGGCTCACAATGTCGCCCCGGAAAGGCTGGAACGATCCTGGTTTTTCCGCCGGAGCTGGTGGCAGGGGATCAGTGAATGCTATCGAGAGCAACTGGCGGGTCGGGATGGTCCGATCCAACTGACCAGGGGCGGAGAGCGGCTGTTACGGGGACTCTACAAGTGGGTACAATACTCCGGGGACCCGGCACACAGCTTCGATAAGCTCGTCTACGCCTACGGTCAGCTCGGTTACTTAAGTGCTGTGATTAAAGGTGTACTGTGGAAACCAACCCGGGCCAAACAGTGA
- a CDS encoding glycosyltransferase family 2 protein: protein MSKIPVSVLIPAKNEELNLPACLTSVARADEVFVVDSQSSDRTGEIAERYGAQVVQFHFNGRWPKKKNWSLENLPFRNEWILIVDCDERITPELWEEIATAIQNPAFNGYFLNRRVFFLGKWIRHGGKYPDWNLRLFKHQAGRYENLNTEEIRNTGDNEVHEHVILQGKVGYLKEDMLHEDYRDIYHWLERHNRYSNWEARVYLNLLTGKDETGSIGANLFGDAVQRKRFLKTIWVRLPFKPMLRFILFYIIRLGFLDGRAGYIYGRLLSQYEYQIGVKLYELRYCGGQLNTAVTAPVAPPAIPQVEKQAVP from the coding sequence ATGTCCAAAATTCCGGTTTCTGTACTGATTCCTGCTAAGAATGAAGAGCTGAATCTCCCAGCCTGCCTGACCAGTGTCGCCAGGGCAGATGAAGTCTTTGTGGTGGACTCCCAAAGTAGCGATCGTACCGGTGAAATTGCCGAGCGCTATGGGGCTCAAGTGGTTCAGTTTCACTTCAATGGCCGCTGGCCGAAAAAGAAGAACTGGTCCCTGGAAAATCTTCCCTTCCGCAATGAGTGGATTCTGATTGTGGACTGTGATGAACGCATCACCCCCGAACTCTGGGAGGAAATCGCAACGGCCATCCAGAACCCAGCCTTCAATGGCTACTTCTTGAATCGCCGGGTTTTCTTTTTAGGGAAATGGATTCGGCATGGTGGCAAATATCCGGACTGGAACCTGCGCCTGTTCAAACACCAGGCCGGTCGTTATGAGAACCTGAATACGGAGGAGATCCGGAATACAGGGGATAACGAAGTCCATGAGCATGTCATTTTGCAGGGCAAAGTCGGTTACCTGAAGGAAGACATGCTCCATGAGGACTACCGGGATATTTACCACTGGCTAGAGCGGCACAATCGGTATTCCAACTGGGAGGCCCGGGTCTACCTGAATTTATTGACTGGTAAGGATGAGACCGGGTCAATCGGGGCCAATCTGTTTGGAGATGCCGTGCAACGTAAACGCTTCCTGAAAACCATCTGGGTGCGGTTACCCTTCAAGCCCATGTTACGATTCATCCTGTTTTACATTATTCGTCTGGGCTTTCTGGATGGCAGGGCCGGTTATATCTATGGCAGGCTTTTGAGCCAGTATGAGTATCAGATTGGGGTCAAGTTATACGAACTCCGCTATTGTGGTGGCCAGTTGAATACCGCCGTCACGGCTCCAGTTGCGCCTCCAGCCATCCCGCAGGTCGAGAAGCAAGCTGTTCCTTAA
- the hpsU gene encoding hormogonium polysaccharide biosynthesis acetyltransferase HpsU has translation MSEELPTSPPPTAVDLTAAAVVDLRNYYQPGFDRGRPGWYVLLWWLVQAIVFPLTLHAHHAPRRALLRLFGAKVGRGVVIRPTARITYPWKVEIGDYSWIGDDVVLYSLNRIWIGAHCVISQKSYLCTGSHDIHHPAFPLITQPIAIGNGVWVATDCFVGPGVQIGANAVIGARSSVFTDMPAGQICWGTPCRSYRKREMAPS, from the coding sequence ATGTCAGAAGAGCTTCCAACGTCTCCCCCCCCCACTGCTGTTGATCTGACCGCTGCTGCTGTAGTGGATCTGCGCAACTATTATCAGCCGGGCTTCGATCGGGGACGCCCTGGCTGGTATGTCCTGCTCTGGTGGCTGGTGCAGGCGATCGTATTTCCCCTCACCCTGCATGCCCACCATGCCCCCCGACGAGCCTTACTCCGGCTCTTTGGAGCCAAAGTGGGCCGTGGGGTGGTCATCCGCCCCACGGCCCGGATTACCTATCCCTGGAAAGTAGAGATTGGGGACTATAGCTGGATTGGTGATGATGTGGTTCTCTATAGCCTGAACCGTATCTGGATTGGAGCCCACTGCGTCATCTCCCAGAAAAGCTACCTCTGTACGGGCAGTCACGACATTCATCATCCAGCCTTTCCACTGATCACCCAACCGATTGCGATCGGGAATGGAGTCTGGGTTGCAACCGACTGCTTCGTAGGGCCTGGTGTCCAAATTGGGGCCAATGCAGTGATTGGGGCTCGCAGCAGCGTGTTCACTGATATGCCTGCAGGTCAAATCTGCTGGGGCACCCCTTGCCGTTCGTATCGCAAGCGGGAAATGGCCCCGTCATAG
- a CDS encoding A24 family peptidase, translated as METLFLLIIGLFVFALGSAIGSFLNVVIYRIPSGLSLLWPPSRCPVCLHRLGRSENVPVLGWLWLKGRCKNCRTRISVRYPCIEAATGCLFVLVYWQTALSQEALLPLKTLVIWVFASWLLALAMIDLDTMTLPHVLTKWGLLVGLLSQAIAGLAAGGWAGCITHLMTGIGGAVVGIWLLDIVTIVGSIAFAKPAMGGGDAKLAAMMGAWLGWKLFLLAGFLACAGGAFLGGGAIALGWLNRGQPFPFGPFLALGAFIAALWGEQLVAVYLRVFFPTL; from the coding sequence GTGGAGACCTTATTTCTCCTGATCATTGGCCTTTTTGTCTTTGCCCTTGGCTCGGCCATTGGTAGTTTTCTTAATGTCGTGATTTATCGCATTCCATCCGGGCTGTCCCTACTCTGGCCTCCCTCTCGATGTCCGGTCTGTTTGCATCGATTGGGTCGTTCTGAAAATGTGCCAGTTTTGGGGTGGCTCTGGCTGAAAGGTCGCTGCAAAAACTGTAGAACTCGTATTTCTGTCCGTTACCCCTGCATTGAAGCTGCAACGGGATGCCTGTTTGTTCTGGTCTACTGGCAAACTGCGCTGTCCCAGGAAGCCCTGCTGCCCCTGAAAACGCTGGTTATCTGGGTCTTCGCGAGCTGGTTGCTGGCTCTGGCCATGATTGACCTCGATACCATGACCTTGCCCCATGTGCTGACCAAGTGGGGATTGCTGGTGGGGCTTTTATCCCAGGCGATCGCAGGGCTGGCTGCTGGTGGCTGGGCTGGCTGTATCACCCACCTGATGACGGGGATTGGGGGGGCTGTAGTTGGGATCTGGTTGCTGGATATCGTGACGATCGTCGGGTCGATCGCCTTCGCTAAGCCTGCTATGGGGGGGGGCGATGCCAAGCTGGCCGCCATGATGGGAGCCTGGTTGGGCTGGAAGCTTTTTCTGCTGGCAGGTTTTCTGGCCTGTGCCGGGGGAGCGTTTCTGGGGGGTGGGGCGATCGCCCTGGGCTGGTTAAATCGAGGGCAGCCCTTCCCTTTTGGGCCGTTTCTGGCCCTGGGTGCATTCATAGCTGCCCTCTGGGGTGAACAGTTGGTGGCAGTTTATCTGCGAGTCTTTTTCCCAACCCTATGA
- a CDS encoding NF038122 family metalloprotease — protein MQKPLVSLHLPASLSTLTALSLSLMAGMTVLATRVQALTFNFIYDPTLDPNALAGFQAAGQIWSSYLLDDVTVNLEIGFSDLGTDVLAQASSIESLYSYTAFRQALFDDITSDQDAIAVSSLANGPSIDLLINGTADNPAGPGSLLPYVDNDGGTNNSLISLTNANAKALGLLDANGTAIDASITFSSAFNWDFDRSDGITLDVFDFVGIAVHEIGHALGFLSGVEALDTNLSNPNGPFSDDAFQFVTPLDLFRYSTQSTTAGVVDWTADNRDKYFSLDQGVTSLGGFSTGSDFGDGQQSSHWKDSLGLGIMDPTIAPGELAEVTDLDLLAFDVIGWDEAEPPKSVPEGMPLLGLWGVGMLFLQQKARQFLP, from the coding sequence ATGCAAAAACCGCTCGTCAGTTTGCATCTACCAGCATCTTTGAGTACATTGACCGCGTTGTCCCTATCCCTGATGGCAGGAATGACGGTTCTGGCAACACGAGTCCAAGCCCTCACCTTTAACTTCATCTACGATCCCACCCTTGATCCCAATGCCCTTGCTGGCTTTCAGGCTGCGGGTCAGATCTGGTCTTCATACCTTTTGGATGATGTCACCGTCAACCTCGAAATCGGCTTCAGTGACCTGGGGACTGATGTGCTGGCTCAGGCTAGTTCGATCGAGTCCCTTTATTCCTATACGGCATTCAGGCAGGCCCTGTTTGACGATATAACCTCGGATCAGGATGCGATCGCGGTCAGTAGCCTGGCCAACGGCCCTAGTATTGATCTGCTGATCAATGGAACTGCCGATAATCCGGCGGGGCCTGGGAGTCTGCTTCCCTATGTGGATAATGATGGTGGGACGAATAATAGCTTGATTAGCCTGACGAATGCGAATGCGAAAGCGCTGGGGCTGCTGGATGCCAATGGGACGGCGATTGATGCCAGTATCACCTTTAGCAGTGCGTTCAACTGGGATTTTGATCGGAGTGATGGCATTACGCTAGATGTGTTTGATTTTGTTGGCATTGCGGTTCATGAAATTGGTCACGCTCTGGGGTTTCTCAGTGGGGTTGAGGCCCTGGATACGAATCTCTCCAATCCCAATGGCCCTTTCTCCGATGACGCTTTCCAGTTTGTCACTCCGCTGGATCTATTCCGTTATTCAACCCAAAGCACAACTGCAGGGGTCGTGGATTGGACGGCAGACAATCGGGATAAGTATTTTTCCCTGGATCAAGGGGTTACATCCCTGGGAGGATTCTCCACGGGGTCTGATTTTGGGGATGGCCAGCAATCCAGTCACTGGAAAGATAGTCTGGGCCTAGGGATTATGGACCCGACGATCGCCCCTGGGGAACTGGCAGAAGTTACTGATCTCGATCTGCTAGCATTTGATGTCATTGGATGGGATGAAGCGGAACCCCCAAAATCGGTCCCAGAGGGGATGCCTCTGTTGGGATTGTGGGGGGTTGGTATGCTATTTCTACAGCAGAAAGCACGCCAGTTCTTGCCGTGA
- the leuB gene encoding 3-isopropylmalate dehydrogenase: protein MTQPYRITLLPGDGIGPEIMAVAVDVLQVIGQQFDLTFEFQEALIGGAAIDATGEPLPAATLETCRRSDAVLLAAIGGYQWDTLPRHLRPETGLLGLRSGLGLFANLRPAKILPQLIDASSLKREVVEGVDIMVVRELTGGIYFGQPRGVFATESGEKRGVNTMAYTESEIDRIGRVAFETARKRGKKLCSVDKANVLEVSQFWRDRITQLASDYPDVELTHLYVDNAAMQLVRWPKQFDTIVTSNLFGDILSDAAAMLTGSIGMLPSASLGARGPGVYEPVHGSAPDIAGQDKANPLAQVLSAAMMLRYGLNQPAAADRIEQAVLQVLEQGDRTGDIMSEGKNLLGCKAMGAALIQKLIIS from the coding sequence ATGACCCAACCCTATCGAATCACATTGCTTCCCGGTGACGGTATTGGCCCCGAAATTATGGCGGTGGCCGTGGATGTGCTCCAGGTCATCGGCCAGCAGTTTGACCTGACGTTTGAGTTTCAGGAAGCCCTGATCGGGGGGGCAGCCATTGATGCTACTGGGGAACCCCTCCCGGCGGCCACCCTGGAAACCTGTCGTCGGAGTGATGCGGTGCTGTTGGCAGCGATCGGTGGCTATCAGTGGGATACCCTGCCCCGCCACCTGCGCCCGGAGACGGGTTTGCTGGGGCTGAGATCGGGCTTGGGCCTGTTCGCAAACTTACGTCCGGCCAAAATTTTGCCTCAACTGATCGATGCCTCATCCCTGAAACGGGAGGTGGTGGAAGGGGTGGATATTATGGTGGTGCGAGAGCTGACGGGTGGGATTTACTTCGGCCAGCCCAGAGGTGTATTTGCCACCGAGTCTGGGGAGAAACGGGGGGTGAACACCATGGCTTATACCGAGTCTGAAATCGATCGTATCGGTCGTGTGGCCTTTGAGACAGCTCGGAAGCGAGGCAAGAAGCTCTGTTCGGTGGATAAGGCCAACGTGCTGGAGGTGTCCCAGTTCTGGCGCGATCGGATCACCCAACTGGCGTCCGACTATCCCGATGTGGAGCTGACCCACCTGTATGTGGACAACGCTGCCATGCAACTGGTGCGCTGGCCCAAACAATTTGACACGATCGTAACCAGCAATCTGTTTGGGGATATTCTTTCCGACGCAGCGGCTATGCTGACCGGCAGTATTGGCATGTTGCCTTCGGCCAGTCTTGGGGCCAGGGGGCCTGGGGTGTATGAGCCGGTGCACGGATCTGCGCCAGATATTGCGGGGCAGGATAAGGCCAATCCTCTGGCCCAGGTGCTGAGTGCGGCGATGATGCTGCGCTATGGGTTGAATCAACCCGCAGCAGCAGATCGGATTGAACAGGCGGTGCTGCAGGTCCTGGAACAGGGCGATCGGACGGGAGATATTATGTCCGAAGGCAAGAATTTATTGGGTTGCAAGGCTATGGGCGCAGCCCTGATCCAGAAGCTGATTATTTCATAA
- a CDS encoding GNAT family N-acetyltransferase, producing MQIEAYTPHHLEAVVRLSLRAWTPVFDSLQRIMNADVYQAFYPNQWQVRQQKSVEDVCAAEDTQVWVAIDGGSTVGFVAIKLHSEDSMGEIYMVAVDPDFQGHGIGSALIEFALAQMKDAGMSIAMVETGGDSGHAPARHTYEKAGFELFPVARYFKGL from the coding sequence ATGCAAATTGAAGCATACACCCCCCATCATCTTGAGGCTGTTGTTCGGCTTTCGCTTCGGGCATGGACTCCAGTCTTTGATTCACTTCAGCGCATTATGAATGCTGATGTATATCAGGCGTTCTATCCCAATCAATGGCAAGTGCGTCAGCAAAAATCTGTTGAGGATGTCTGTGCTGCGGAAGACACGCAGGTATGGGTTGCGATCGATGGAGGCTCTACTGTGGGTTTTGTTGCTATAAAACTACACTCAGAAGACAGTATGGGTGAAATCTATATGGTTGCTGTCGATCCAGATTTTCAAGGTCACGGCATTGGTAGCGCTTTGATAGAATTTGCCTTAGCCCAGATGAAAGATGCTGGGATGTCTATTGCGATGGTTGAGACGGGAGGTGATTCTGGTCATGCTCCAGCACGTCACACTTATGAAAAGGCAGGTTTCGAGCTTTTCCCCGTGGCTAGATACTTTAAGGGGCTTTAA
- a CDS encoding CHAT domain-containing tetratricopeptide repeat protein codes for MKRIDLGWMAMGGLALGVATIVQAQTLSPDQLFQQGITQYQARQFEAAIVSLQQALNLYRQQQNPQGELLSLELIGLNYQALGAHNLAIEAFQQELKLAEKLGNQQIQANIWGNLGVSYYERGQYSLAMNAYERSRDLRQSLGDRQGLGQILVNLANVQIQLGNYKAADALLGQALALATQVNDRLNQALLLNSRGTIASSQGQYEDAARLYRRSLAIGNERLADKSLGAVDQIRFQQVKANALNSLGSIAQFQKQYAQAIDSYQQVLAIAQTIKDSRLEAVALGSIGLSYLFLNQYSQALKYQQQSWEVVKTVGDRATEALALNNWGYTLWQSGKLAEAEQKYLTALDILDSLRMDLTDQDKVSIFDTQVEIFSRLQQIQVALKQPEAALETAERGRARAFVELLSRRTRGQGAGAIPTSQLPIAPINRAQIQQIARERQATLVEYAIITDDRFLRQGKRRGEDRELFIWVVPPSGKVVFRRVNLTASLPRGKTKLLPSETKPVSFSTLIESVRLSIGVDTRGFSFQEQPEVATLQPAAVVNPELQKLHQVLIAPIADLLPEDPKQPIVFMPQRDLFLVPFAALQDEAGKFLIESHTILTAPAIQILQLTPQRPAIARTGEMLVVGNPTMPIVQFDLNSPAKQLTSLPGAEKEAQTIAKLLNTEALTGDRATEALVKQRLSQARIIHLATHGLLTDFYVDGAKSEIPGAIALAPSVSEDGLLSTQEILGLTLSQAELVVLSACDTGGGDTTGDGVIGLSRALITAGVPSVLVSLWKVPDEPTAFLMTEFYRNLLQNPDRAQAMRQAMLKTLKQYPDPKAWAAFTLMGNPQ; via the coding sequence ATGAAACGGATTGACCTGGGTTGGATGGCCATGGGAGGGCTGGCGCTGGGAGTGGCTACGATCGTCCAGGCTCAGACCCTCTCCCCCGATCAACTGTTTCAGCAAGGAATCACCCAGTATCAGGCCCGACAGTTTGAGGCCGCGATCGTTAGCCTGCAACAGGCCCTCAACCTGTACCGGCAGCAGCAAAATCCCCAAGGGGAACTCCTGAGCCTGGAACTCATCGGTCTCAATTATCAGGCTCTGGGAGCACACAATCTGGCGATCGAGGCTTTTCAACAGGAGCTGAAATTAGCGGAAAAGTTGGGTAATCAGCAGATTCAGGCCAATATCTGGGGCAACCTGGGGGTCAGTTACTACGAGCGGGGTCAGTACAGTCTGGCCATGAACGCCTACGAGCGCAGTCGAGACCTGCGACAGTCCCTGGGCGATCGTCAGGGGCTTGGTCAGATTCTGGTTAATCTGGCCAATGTTCAGATTCAACTTGGCAACTACAAAGCCGCTGATGCCTTGCTCGGTCAGGCCTTGGCCCTTGCAACCCAGGTGAACGATCGGTTGAACCAGGCCCTGTTGCTGAATAGTCGGGGGACGATTGCCTCCAGCCAGGGCCAGTATGAGGATGCGGCCAGGCTGTATCGTCGGAGTCTGGCGATCGGGAATGAGCGTTTGGCAGACAAAAGCCTGGGAGCTGTGGATCAGATTCGCTTCCAACAGGTAAAAGCGAATGCCCTCAACAGTTTGGGTTCGATCGCCCAGTTCCAGAAGCAGTATGCTCAGGCGATTGACTCCTATCAGCAGGTGCTGGCGATCGCCCAAACGATTAAAGATAGCCGACTGGAGGCAGTTGCCCTGGGTAGTATTGGCTTGAGCTATCTCTTTCTCAATCAATATTCGCAAGCCCTGAAATACCAGCAACAAAGTTGGGAGGTCGTCAAAACAGTAGGCGATCGGGCCACGGAAGCCCTGGCTCTAAACAACTGGGGCTATACCCTGTGGCAGAGTGGCAAACTGGCGGAGGCGGAGCAAAAGTATCTGACGGCTCTGGACATCCTGGATTCCCTGCGCATGGATCTTACAGATCAGGATAAAGTTTCGATTTTCGATACCCAGGTGGAGATTTTCAGCCGACTCCAGCAAATCCAGGTGGCACTTAAGCAACCAGAGGCTGCTCTGGAAACTGCCGAACGGGGTCGGGCTAGGGCTTTTGTGGAGTTGTTATCCCGTCGCACCAGGGGGCAGGGTGCGGGGGCAATCCCAACCTCCCAGCTTCCCATTGCCCCGATCAACAGGGCTCAAATTCAGCAGATTGCCAGAGAGCGCCAGGCGACCCTGGTGGAGTATGCCATCATTACGGACGATCGGTTTCTGCGCCAGGGTAAGCGGCGAGGGGAGGATCGGGAACTCTTCATCTGGGTGGTGCCACCTTCTGGGAAAGTGGTTTTCCGCCGGGTTAATCTCACGGCTTCCCTGCCCCGTGGGAAAACGAAGCTGCTGCCCTCAGAGACAAAGCCAGTCTCCTTCAGCACGCTGATTGAGTCTGTCCGCTTGTCTATTGGGGTGGATACCCGGGGATTTTCCTTCCAGGAACAGCCAGAGGTAGCGACCCTCCAACCGGCGGCGGTCGTGAATCCAGAGTTACAAAAACTCCACCAGGTTCTGATTGCGCCGATCGCCGATCTGTTGCCTGAAGATCCCAAGCAGCCGATTGTTTTCATGCCCCAGCGGGATCTGTTTCTGGTTCCCTTCGCAGCGCTGCAGGATGAAGCCGGGAAATTCCTGATTGAGAGCCATACAATTCTGACCGCACCGGCCATCCAGATTCTGCAGTTAACCCCCCAACGCCCTGCTATTGCCCGGACCGGGGAGATGCTAGTGGTGGGTAATCCCACCATGCCGATCGTCCAGTTCGACCTGAACAGTCCAGCCAAACAGCTCACCAGTCTGCCAGGGGCTGAAAAAGAGGCGCAGACCATCGCTAAACTTCTGAACACCGAAGCCCTGACGGGCGATCGGGCCACGGAAGCTCTGGTGAAACAGCGGCTGTCCCAGGCGCGCATCATTCACCTGGCCACCCATGGGCTGCTCACCGATTTCTATGTCGATGGTGCGAAATCAGAAATTCCGGGGGCGATTGCCCTGGCACCTTCTGTCAGTGAGGATGGCCTGCTCTCAACCCAGGAAATTCTGGGGCTGACCCTGTCCCAGGCAGAACTGGTGGTGCTGAGTGCCTGTGATACAGGTGGCGGGGATACTACAGGAGATGGGGTGATTGGCCTGTCCCGCGCCTTGATCACGGCTGGGGTGCCCTCCGTGCTGGTCTCCCTCTGGAAGGTTCCCGATGAACCCACGGCCTTTCTAATGACCGAGTTCTATCGAAATCTGCTACAAAACCCTGACCGGGCTCAGGCCATGCGGCAAGCCATGTTGAAAACCTTGAAACAATATCCGGACCCCAAAGCCTGGGCGGCTTTTACCCTGATGGGGAATCCTCAGTAG